The following coding sequences lie in one Hydrogenophilus thermoluteolus genomic window:
- a CDS encoding ATP-binding protein, producing MTSSAAKAVRRKLPIGIQTFREIREEGYYYVDKTAYAWRLVSEGKYYFLSRPRRFGKSLFLDTLAELFAGNEPLFRGLFVHDRWDWNVRYPVVRLSFAEGRLQTAAALDEHIHVLLSDNAERLGVTIEPPPTDTHLRFKRLIERVAEKAGRRVVVLVDEYDKPILDNLTTPEVARAMREGLRNLYSVIKGQDAHVRFAFLTGVSKFSKASIFSGLNNLNDITVDAQYSAICGYTEEDLDTIFAPELEGLDRDQIRHWYNGYNWLGEAVYNPFDLLLLFQKREFRPYWFETGTPTFLIDLLKARRFFTPQLERLYATEELLSAFDVDGIEPEAILWQTGYLTIGAVHVSAGVTEYELRLPNREVRMALNRALTAAFLPVRPVASVTALINLMRTGDLERLRDHFQRLYASIPHDWYRKNSITHYEGYWASVFYSHLAALGLELIAEDVTHHGCIDLTVKLPERIYLFEFKVVPDEPEGAALAQLLAKGYAEKYRGEQLPVHLVGIEFSKRARNVVAVDAVRA from the coding sequence ATGACCAGCAGCGCGGCAAAGGCCGTGCGTCGCAAACTCCCGATCGGGATCCAAACCTTTCGCGAAATCCGCGAAGAGGGCTACTACTACGTCGACAAAACGGCGTACGCCTGGCGGCTTGTCAGTGAAGGGAAATACTACTTCCTCTCCCGTCCGCGGCGCTTCGGCAAAAGCCTCTTTCTCGACACGCTCGCCGAGCTGTTCGCCGGAAACGAGCCGCTCTTTCGCGGGCTCTTTGTTCATGACCGCTGGGATTGGAACGTCCGCTACCCGGTGGTGCGGCTGAGCTTCGCCGAAGGACGGCTGCAAACGGCCGCCGCGCTCGACGAACACATCCACGTGCTTTTGAGCGACAACGCCGAACGGCTGGGCGTAACCATCGAACCGCCCCCGACGGACACCCACCTGCGCTTCAAGCGGCTCATCGAACGCGTCGCGGAAAAAGCGGGCCGGCGCGTCGTGGTGCTTGTTGACGAATACGACAAACCGATTCTCGACAACCTCACCACGCCTGAGGTTGCGCGCGCGATGCGCGAAGGGTTGCGCAACCTCTACTCGGTGATCAAAGGGCAGGATGCGCATGTTCGCTTTGCGTTTCTCACCGGCGTATCCAAATTCAGCAAAGCCTCGATCTTCTCGGGCCTCAACAACCTCAACGACATCACCGTCGACGCCCAGTACTCGGCCATCTGCGGCTACACCGAGGAAGACCTCGACACCATCTTCGCCCCGGAGCTCGAAGGGCTCGATCGCGACCAGATCCGTCACTGGTACAACGGCTACAACTGGCTGGGGGAAGCGGTCTACAACCCTTTTGACCTGCTGCTCCTCTTTCAAAAGCGCGAATTTCGCCCCTACTGGTTCGAAACGGGCACACCCACCTTCCTGATCGATCTACTCAAAGCGCGGCGCTTTTTCACCCCACAATTGGAACGGCTCTATGCCACCGAGGAGCTCTTGTCGGCGTTCGACGTCGACGGGATCGAACCCGAAGCGATTCTGTGGCAGACGGGCTACCTGACGATTGGCGCGGTACACGTCAGCGCAGGCGTTACCGAATACGAACTGAGGCTACCCAACCGCGAAGTGCGCATGGCGTTGAATCGGGCGCTCACTGCGGCATTTTTGCCAGTACGACCAGTGGCTAGTGTCACAGCGCTCATCAACCTGATGCGCACGGGCGACCTGGAACGGTTGCGTGACCACTTCCAGCGCCTCTACGCGAGCATCCCGCACGACTGGTACCGCAAAAACTCCATCACCCACTACGAAGGGTACTGGGCCAGCGTCTTCTACAGCCACCTCGCGGCGCTGGGGCTGGAGCTCATTGCTGAGGACGTCACCCACCACGGCTGCATCGACCTCACGGTGAAGCTTCCGGAGCGCATTTACCTCTTCGAATTCAAGGTCGTTCCAGACGAACCCGAAGGAGCGGCGCTTGCGCAACTCCTGGCCAAAGGGTACGCCGAGAAGTACCGCGGGGAGCAGCTGCCGGTACATCTCGTCGGCATCGAATTCAGCAAGCGCGCGCGTAACGTCGTAGCGGTCGATGCGGTGCGTGCGTGA
- a CDS encoding DNA-primase RepB domain-containing protein produces MERVPSLSIAVTSKNLTVAAIARQLLAMKIGAFLVGVLKPDGKMINLHYTWADLYQAISWLRHENVKGAHIYIKPAGERHPLVLVDDIAHEAIGQMQQDGWEPCLVTETSPRNYQAWIHLGTPVAVAIRKAVARKLAATYHGDPNSADGDHYGRLAGFTNRKEKYRRPNGMYPFVKIVMMQEKSATQAETLIEALSSSNPNLPHKEANSENRHVETRMAHTGEAPKAIREYHRQAKVIKALYPNTDYSRLDWMIVTEMLEQGFSVAAVEVAMREASPLLEERKKGHIDDYITRTVTKAMHAIANGGSIDSDLPVKK; encoded by the coding sequence ATGGAACGGGTTCCGAGCTTATCGATCGCGGTCACCAGCAAGAATCTCACCGTAGCGGCCATCGCTCGGCAGCTTCTGGCGATGAAAATCGGCGCATTCCTCGTTGGCGTACTCAAACCCGACGGCAAGATGATCAACTTGCACTACACCTGGGCCGATCTCTACCAAGCCATTTCCTGGTTGCGGCACGAAAATGTCAAAGGAGCGCACATCTACATCAAGCCTGCGGGAGAACGCCATCCGCTCGTGCTGGTAGACGACATCGCCCATGAAGCGATTGGACAGATGCAGCAAGATGGCTGGGAACCATGTCTGGTTACAGAAACGAGCCCACGGAACTACCAGGCATGGATCCATCTTGGCACACCGGTCGCGGTCGCGATTCGCAAAGCCGTTGCCAGAAAACTCGCTGCGACCTACCACGGCGACCCAAATAGCGCCGACGGGGACCACTACGGCCGGTTGGCAGGATTCACCAACCGCAAAGAGAAGTACCGCAGACCCAACGGCATGTATCCATTCGTCAAAATTGTGATGATGCAAGAAAAAAGCGCGACCCAGGCTGAAACACTCATCGAAGCGCTGAGTAGCTCGAACCCCAACCTGCCGCACAAAGAGGCCAATAGCGAGAATCGCCACGTCGAGACGCGGATGGCCCACACAGGTGAAGCCCCCAAAGCGATTCGGGAATACCACAGGCAAGCCAAAGTAATCAAAGCGCTTTACCCAAACACCGACTACTCCCGCCTTGACTGGATGATCGTCACCGAAATGCTCGAACAGGGATTTTCGGTTGCAGCGGTTGAAGTCGCCATGCGTGAAGCCTCACCGCTTCTCGAGGAGAGGAAAAAGGGGCATATCGACGACTACATAACCCGCACCGTCACAAAAGCGATGCACGCAATTGCCAATGGCGGCTCGATCGACAGCGATTTACCCGTGAAAAAGTAA